The Sphingobium sp. JS3065 genomic sequence GTTTGGATTCAGCCTGTCGTCGATAAGGCCTCGATGACCATCTCCTATGAAATCAGGCGCGGTGGAACCAAGACCGAGCTGGCCAGGGCGAAGGAAGGCACAAAGGCCGGGCGAGGTGCCAATTTCCGGTGCTTGCTCTCTGATACTGCAATCACGCCCGATTATGTGAAGAGCATCGGACGTGCCGGTCGCATGGGCCAAGTGCTAATGGCGATCGTCGCGGAAGGCAAAAATGGTCGAGCTTATGCAGCTCCGACGCCTGAACAGGTTAATGCTGCCTTCGCGGCCAAACCGAAATGGAAGCCGACAACAAATCTACCCAATGATCCAAGAAATTTCTGGACTGTCGATTACGGTCTAACGACTTTTGGTGATCTGTTCACAGATCGCCAGCTTGTAGCCCTGACAACATTTAGCGATCTAGTTCACGATGTACGGGCTATTATCGAGAAGGATGCCTTGGCATCCGGAATGCTAGATGACCACGCGCGTTTAGCCGACAGCGGCAAAGGCGCTAAGGCGTATGCAGAGGCGGTGGCTGTTTACCTAGGCTTCCTTACCGGCCAACTTGCCAATCATTGTTCAACCATATGCGGGTGGAACGCGCCCAATCAGCAAATGCGCTCGACCTTCGCCCGCCAGGCTATCCCGATGACTTGGGATTTTGCCGAAGTTAATGTATTTAGCACCTCAAGCGGCAGCTATCACAGCCTCTTCAGCCGTATGGTGAAGGGGTTTGAGGCCATTGGTGCCGGCGTGCAGCAAGCATGTGTAACTCAGGCCGATGCACAGAGCCTATCGTACAATGCGGGAACAGTCGTCTCCACCGATCCGCCTTATTACGACAATATTGCTTATGCCGATCTGTCAGACTTCTTTTTCTGTTGGATGAAGCCGTCTCTGAAGGAAGTGTATCCCGATCTTTTTGGGCTCCTCGTCACACCGAAGGCTGATGAGCTTGTTGCCACCCCTTATCGGCATGGTGGTCGCGAGGCCGCTGACACATTCTTTTTGCAGGGAATGAGGCGGGCAATTACGACTATGGCTCAGCAGACGTCGGCTGATTTCCCGACGACCATATATTATGCCTTCAAGCAGAGTGAGGTGGAGCAGGAGGGTATAAGCTCTACTGGTTGGGCCACGTTCATTCAGTCTATCGTCGAGGCTGGCTACGCAGTGGTGGGAACATGGCCACTTCGGACCGAGAAGCCGGGGCGGATGATCGCCGTTGGAACTAACGCGCTCGCTAACTCAGTGGTGCTGGTCTGTCGTAAGAGAGACATTGCTGCAGAGGCGATCACGAGAGCCGAATTCATCCGCGCGTTGAAGCGGGAGCTACCGCCCGCAATTTCTGAATTGCAATCCGTGAGCATCGCGCCTGCGGACATGCCGCAGTCGGCGATCGGCCCCGGCATGGGGATTTTCTCTCGTTATGGCGCCGTCTTGGAGTCGGATGATACGCCAATGACCGTCAAAGTCGCCTTGCAGCTCATCAATCGTGAGCTGGATGAATACCTTGGCGGCATCCAAGGCGAATTTGATCCCGACACCCGCTTTGCGATTACATGGTTTGAGCAAAACGGTTTGAAGGCAGGTGATTACGGCACCGCGAACTCCATCGCTCAAGCACGCGGTGTGTCGGTCGAAAGTGTCCGCCATGCTGGGATCGTTGAAGGTCAAGCCGGCAAAGTTCGCATCCTCGCGCGCGACGAGTTGGACGACACCTGGGACCCTGCAGCAGATGGCCATCTGACAGTCTGGGAGGCGTGCCAGCATCTCGTTCGCGCGCTCGAGAATGACGGTGAAGCCAGTGCAGCGTTGCTCTTGAAGAAGCTGGGATCGGAGATGGCAGAAGCCGTCAAGGATCTGGCCTATTGCTTGTACGGCATCTGCGAGAAGCGAGCCGATGCCAAGGAAGCCACTTCTTACAATGCATTGATCGCCGTCTGGACCGAGCTTACCCGGCAGGCGGCGGCAATCCACGACACGGGTGGCGATCGCCAGACCCGGTTGGATCTCTGAGGGGTACGAGTAAATGGCCAAAAGTACGCGCCAGCAAGTGTTTGAAGGTATGGAGCTGCTGCCCGAGGCGCTGATCCCTTTTGTGGAAAAGCGGCTGGAGAGTTCGCTTAAGGGGCATTGGCAGGTCCAGGTGCTGGAGAAGCTGCCCGGCCTGCGCCCCAACGGCAAAGGCGAAGTGGGCTGGGATCAGGCCGCCCTCTTCAACGCCATGGACCGCTTCTGGATGGACGCGTTCAAGGCCGTGCTGGGTCGCGCCGAGCGATCTTTGGTCAATGAGTTGGTCGACGTCCGCAACAAGCTCTCGCACAACGAGACCTTCACTTACGATGACGCCGAGCGCGCGCTGGACTCCATGCGCCGTCTGATGGAGGCGATCAGCGCTGGCGAGACGGCCGAGCAGCTCTCCAGGATGCGCGATACGATCCTGCGCACGAAATTCACCGAGCTTCAGCGCAATGAGGAGCGTCGCAAGACGCAGCGGCTGGATATCTCCGTCGAGACCGTTGCTGGCCTGCTTCCCTGGCGCGAGGTGGTCGAGCCCCACCAGGACGTAGCCACCGGCGAGTTCCAGCAGGCCGAATTCGCGGCCGACCTCGGCAAGGTTCATACGGGCAGCGCTCCGGCAGAATACCGTGATCCGCAGCAATTCTTCAGCCGGACCTATCTGACCGAAGGCTTAAGTACGCTGCTTGTAGGTGCCGCCAAACGCCTGTCGGGCGGTGGCGGTGATCCGGTTGTCGAGCTGCAAACCAACTTTGGCGGCGGCAAGACCCACTCGATGCTGGCGCTCTATCATATGGCTGGCGGTACGCCGGCGCAGGATCTGTCGGGTCTCGATCAACTGCTCGATGAGCATGGTCTGGCGGTCCCGGCCAAGATAAATCGCGCCGTTCTGGTCGGAACGTCGCGCGGGCCGCAGGACGTTCTCAACGCCACTGGCGACAGGAAAATCCGCACGACCTGGGGCGAGCTGGCATGGCAGCTCGGTGGCGAAGACGCCTTCGACATGATCGCGGAGAATGACGCGAAGGGCATCGCGCCTGGGTCGAACCTCCTCGAGGAAATCTTCAACAAATACTCGCCGTGCCTGATCCTGATCGACGAATGGGTCGCCTATCTGCGCCAAATCTACCGGGTCGAAGGTCTCCCGTCCGGCTCATTTGACGCCAACCTGTCGTTCGTCCAGTCGCTGACCGAAGCCGTGAAGGCGAGCCCGGGCACATTGCTGGTGGCGTCGCTGCCCGCGTCGCAGATCGAAGTCGGCGGCGAAGGTGGCCAGGAAGCTCTGGCTCGGCTGAAGCAGACCTTTAGTCGCGTGGAATCGTCATGGCGTCCGGCTTCGCAGGAAGAGAGCTACGAAATCGTTCGCCGTCGGCTCTTCAAGCAGATCCCCGGCGATAAATTCCATCACCGCGATAATACGCTCAAGCAGTTCGCCAAGCTTTATCGCGAGAACTCGAACGACTTCCCGCAGGGCTGCGCCGACGAAGATTATCGTCGAAAGCTGGAGAAGGCCTATCCCATCCATCCGGAGCTGTTCGATCAGCTCTACACGAGCTGGGGCTCGCTGGAAAAATTTCAGCGTACGCGTGGCGTTCTGCGGCTTATGGCGCAGGTCATCCACGAATTGTGGATGAACGGTGACCCGTCCGTGATGATCATGCCTGGCAGCGTCTCAGTCAGTTCGCCGCGGGTGGAACCCGAACTGCTGCACTACCTCGATGTCAGTTGGCAGTCGATCATCGCGGCTGACGTCGATGGCACGGCCGCCACGCCGTACAAAGTCGATCAGTCCGCGCCGAACCTCAATCGCTACTCAGCGACGCGGCGCGTGGCCCGGGCGATCTTCATGGGTACGGCACCGACGCATCAGCAGCAGAATACGGGCCTCGACGACAAGCAGATCAATCTGGGCGTCGTCCAGCCCGGCGAGCGCCCTGCCATCTTTGGCGACGCGCTGCGGCGGCTGACCAATCAAGCCAAGTTCATGCACGCCGATCTGGGGCGCTACTGGTACTCGATGTCGGCCAGCCTCAACCGCATCGCGGCGGATCGTGCCGCGCAGCTTGAAAGCGCGCTGGTCCTGATGACCATCGACAATGAGCTGACGAAATACATCAACGGCATCGCTGACCGTGGTCATTTCGACGCCGTGCAGGTGGCGCCCTCGACCTCCGCGGAGGTGCCCGATGAGGCAGGTGGCGTTCGCGCTGTCGTGCTGGGTGTCGCCCATCCCCATACCGGACGCGACGGATCCGAGGCGCTGACCGAGGCCAAGGAGATATTGATCCAGCGCGGCAGCACGCCGCGCGTCTATCGTAATATGCTGGTTTTCATCGCTGCGGAGGCACGTCAGCTCGACAACCTCAAGGATGCCGTCCGCTCGGCCTTGGCCTGGGGCGAGATCGTCCGCGATACGGATCGGCTCAACCTGACCCAGAGCGACAGCGCGCTGGCCAAAGCGAAGCTCACCGAGGCGAACGAGACCGTCAAGACACGCCTGAAAGAAGCGTGGTGCTATCTTCACTATCCGGTCCAGGAGAGCGCGCAGGCCGAAGTCGAGTGGGTTTCGGGCAAGGTGCCAGCCCAGGACGGTCTTCTTGCGCGGGCGAGCAAGAAGCTGGTGGCGGAGGAGGGGTTGCTCCCCGAGCTTGGCCCCACTCGCCTTGACCGGGATCTCCAGAAATACATCTGGAACGGCAAGCCGCATCTCTCGCTCAAGGATCTGTGGGAATATCTGAACCGCTACACCTACCTGCCCCGGCTTAAGAACCAGGCTGTGCTGGTGAAGACGGTGCAGGCCGCCATTGCGGGGATGCTGCCCGGGCCGTTTGGTTTTGCGGAGCGGTGGGACGACAAGACCGACACCTATCTAGGACTGGCGATCGAGCGCGCCACCAACGCCGCCGTTGTGATCGATAGCGACAGTGTCATCATCAAGCCTGACGTGGCTGAAGCGCATCGCGCGGCGCCGGTGCAGCCCGGTTCGCCCACCGTCCCAGGCGCTCCCGCCAGTCCAGAAGGTGCGCCACCGATCGCCGGTCCCGCAGATGGAACGCCGGATACCCCGCCGCCGGAGCGCAAGCCGACCCGGTTCCTAGGAACCGTCATGATCTCGGCCGAGCGACCGGCGCGGGAAATTCATCAAATCGTCGAAGGTATCGTAGAGCAACTCACGACGATCCCCGGCAGCGTAGTTTCGCTCAAGCTCGAAATCGACGCCGACGTTCCATCAGGTTTAGACCGAGCCAAGGTCCGGACGTTGATTGAAAATGCGAACACCCTCGGGTTCATAGACAAATCTGTTGAATAAGCGAGGCAGCTTTAGGGACGACCTGCCTGCTGAAGAATGCCCTCGGCTGGGAATGGCGTCGGATATTCGGTTTGCATGTCTTGCCGGGCTGGCAGGAAGGGCCTTGGTCTCATCGGAGGAGAGAGGGCTTGGTGATGGGTGGGAGAATTTTCTACCCATCGCGCACGTTTCTGCTATGTTCCATGGAGATGCGAGATGAATGCCCTGATGTCCAACTTTGACCTCGATAGCGCCGACATCCACCGCTCCTCATCCAAATGGGAGGGGTTATCCGAAATCGATCAGGCGATCCGCGAGAACCGCCTGATGGAATACCGGATCAAGAAGTCGTGGGCGGATCCCTGGGGGCGGAAACTCACACTAACCGCGCTGGCGGTAATTGTTGCTGGTTTTTCGTTCCTGGTGGGGGCGTCATTCGGACTTTGGTGATCTACCAGTAGATTACCACTCCTTCACATCATCGGCAGCCTCGGAGCTCGCCCCTTGCGCCCCCTTGGTGACCGCATCGAGACGCCCTCTGGATGCCCCGATTCGCTGGCGGCCGGCTGCCTGAACGCGTTGGACCTCATCGTGGACGTTGCTGGGAGCCACCTGCGGTACGTTGGACGGCGCGCCGCCACTGATCGAGGCGCGACCGCGAACAGCCGCAGGGCCAGACATTGTGGGACGGGATACCGGTTCTCCCGGCGTAAGCACCAGACGATCGTCGATGCCATCGCGAAGCTGTTCCGCGTAGCTCTCAATGAATTTGCCTTGCAAAGCCTGCCCTTCGGGACTGAGTTGGAAGGTCACGTCGTCGAACCTTACGTTCCCATAGTAGTCGCGGTTGCGCTCGATCTCGGCGAGGCCCCATTCCCGGTATGCCTGAGACAGGTTGAGGCTACCGGCGGCACTGCTGCCCTCGACGAATGCAGCCTGGCTTTCCAGTCTGTTCGCAAGTTCCTCGGCCCGCCGAGCCTCGCGGCTGTAACTTTGTGCTTCGGTCAGAGACGCATTCATGCCGCTGGCCGTGGTTGTTACCGAGGAGCTGGATGAAGTGCTGACGGAACGAACAAACCCGTCGCGTGTGCTCGACCAGTTGCGGCTGTCCGACATCTGCGCAAGGCTACCGAAGATGCGCGAGCGATCTTCCGAGGCAATGCCGATGTCACTGTCAGTCCAGGTTCGATTACCTCCGCCTTTCAAGCCGACGTTTGCAGATGCGACGCCATTTGTGACGCCAGCGCTAGCGCCGGCCTCACCGCCGAGGAACCATGCGGTTGTAATGTCGTCGGCGGCGCGGCGCGAGAGGCCGAACTGGCGCTGCAGGTTGGTCGAGGCCTGATCGACCTCGCTGAATGCGGTCTGGATGCTGTCGGAGTTTGAGGTGCCGGTTGCGCTCTCGAATGCGCTGCCGCGGCTGAACTGGTTGCGCAGTTCGCGGAATTGAGAGACGGCGCTTGCGGTAGATTCCGTAGCGACGTTCGCATAGGTCTCGCTGTTCGAGCGGGCCTGCGAGGCCATGGTGGACAGGCGCGAGGTGAACTCCTGGCCGAGCGTCGGCGTGAACGGATAGCTGGAGTTCGGGAGCTGGTCGTAGCTGGCTTCGGGGAAGCTCGTTGTCGTCGTGCCCGTGTCGCTGAGCGTGCGGGTCTGCGCCGCACCATAGGTGAAGCTTGGCGCAATCGTGCCTTGCGCGAACTGCCGGGTCATCACGCTCGAATTCTCTAGGCTCGTGTTGCCCAGCGCCACATTGCCCGTGCTGGCTTCGCGAGCGGCTTCCTCGGCGGCATTCTGGCTGGGGTTGAGGTAGCTGGTCGCGTGGTGCGAGATCGCCATCGCGCCCTTGGCGACGCCGCCCGCCAGGAACGGCACCGAAGCGATCAGGTAACCGGCAAGCAGGCCGATATCGCTGTTGACGTCGGCCATGCCGGTGAAGCTGGCAAGGCTGAGGCCATTGCTGCCGGCAACGGCGCTCATGTCTGCCGCGCCCTTGAACATCAGCATCATGTGCAGGATCACGAACAGCGGACCCCAAGCAGCGAGATAGAAGAATCCGGTGACATAGCCTTTGAGCGCCAGCGGGCCGGTCTTGGGCAGCAGGAACAGCGGAAACAGCACCGGGAAGAGGGCGTAAAACAGGACCGTCAACACGACATTTAGGAGCGGCACCCATTTCATCGCATTGCTGGCGATCGAGCCATAGGTGCGCTCGGTCTGGATGTCGGCACGGGTCTGGGCATAGACGTCGACATTGCCCGCGCCGCTGGCGCCGCTAAGCGAATGCATCGCCTGGCTCATCGCATTGATCGTCAGGGTCTGCTTGAAAATGTCGGTCGCACTGGCCGACACACCGGCGAGGTACTGGTAAGCGACCGGCAGGTCTGAGAACAGTTTGGCCTTGGCGAGTGCTGCGGTTTGATTGGGGTAAAGCTGACGGCCGAAGACGGTTCCCATGCCGTCGATGAGGCCGGTCCACTGGGCATTCAGGGCATCGAATGCTTCGCGGCAGGTGATGATCGTCGAGGTGACCTGGCCCGAAGCGGCGTCGCGGGTCAGGAAGCGCTGTGCCCGGGCCTGGCTCCCCGGCGCAATCGTCGCCCAGATGTCGTTCGTCTCGGCCAGTTCCTTCATCGAATAGCGGCCAAGCAGCACGTCGTAGAACACGCATTGCCGGAAATGCTCGTCGAGATTGGCGGCGAATTCGGGGTCGGAGATGCGCAAGGACCGTGTCGCATCGTAGAGCCGTGCGCCGTAGATCATGCCGTTGCGCGAATAGTTGAGATCGCCGGGCAGGCCGAACACGACCTCGGCCGAGCCGGTGAGATAGTCGCCGACCTGGCTGGTGAAGCTCGCCATCAGCGCGAGGCCCAGAGGCACATTGCTGACATTGGCCGGTGCCAGGCTGGGGTTCAGCCGGTCGGTCACATGCACGTCGATGCGCGGCACCATCAGGCAGGAATACATGAGCGTCGCGCCGAGGAACCAGTTGATCCACGCGCGCCAGTCCTGGTTGAAGGCGAGGGTCAGCGCTGAGAGCGCCAGCCCCATTACCATCACCACCTGGAGCAGGCTCTTGTAGCCGCCGTTGCCGGTCCATGCCGCGACTGCCTGGAACACGTTGACCAGGTAGTCGCCGCCGCCAACCGTGAAAATCTCGACCATTGCATTCGCATCCTGCGAAGAGGGGGAAGAAGGGAAGCGTCAGTGGGTGAGGGCGCGGCTCTGGACCCCGCGCGACCAGTCGAGCGCGGCAGCCATGCCCGGCGACATCTGGGTCGCGAGCACGTTCTCGATGAACGCTGTCTTCTCGATGATCTGCATGATCGCGGTGACGCGCAGATGCGTGTTCGCCTGCCGGTCGGCGAGCGCCTGGCGCACCACGTTCACCTGGCCCTGCCACATGGCAATCTTGGCTTCGTCGGCGCCGATGAAGCTCGACATCGACCGGCCCGCTTCGCTGACGATCCGGTCCAGGACCGCGAACAGCAGATCGACACTGGCGATCTCCGCCAGCGTTTCGCGGTCATCGGTCGGCATACCGCGGCCATAGGCGGCCTGGACGGTCAGGATCTTGTAGAGCGGGATCGAGGCGACCTGGAGCAGTTCCTTCTGCGCATCGGTGATCGGGGTGTCGTCGTGGATCGCCTGGACCATGCCGTCGATGAGCGCCGCGACCCGCGGCCGCAGCGCCTTCGACGCTGGCAGCGCGAACGACTTGAAGCCGGGATCGAGGCACTTGTCGGTCTCATCGCAGTTGAAAATGAGGACACGGTTGGCCCCGGTCCCATCGAGCAGCGAGGTCACGAGCGTCGAGGAGGCTTCGCCGGCGATCGGCACGAACTTGCCCGGCTCGTCGTCCTTGGGCGGCACATAGATGATCGTGCCGATGAGCGTCATCGCATATTCGGCCAGTTCGCGGTCGAACGTCCCGCCGGGTGAGAAGAATGCCGACTTCTTGAGGATGGTCCAGGTGTAGTTCCGAGCCACCCCGGGATTGACGTCATCGTACTTGCCCGACCCTTGCGCCGTAGTGCTGGCGCGCTGGCCCTTGGTGCCGCAGCCATGTTTGGCGGCAGCATAGTCGGTGAAGATGCCTTCAGAGTTTCCGATCGCCTCGCAGATCGCCTTGTCGGCAAGGTCGCCCTTGGGCCAGATGCCGCCGACCAGACCCTGGGCCATCTCGCAGCTGTTGATGTTGAGGTTGTTCATGAGCTGAGCCTTCTGGCTGAACTCCTGCATGATCTTCGAACATTCCGGGCAGACCGTGTCGATCGCGAGGCTGAAGGCAAAACCGACCGCATTGTTGGCGACCGCTTTCAGCATCGCGACGATCTCGCTGGCATTGATGAAGCTGAATGAGCCGGCGAAGATATCGATACCGCCGCAGCCGGCGCGCGCGCGCGGCAGTTGCAGGTTGGCGATGTTGGTCGTCTTTTGGGGGAAGCGCGTCCAGACGTTGCCGAGGCTGTAATAACCTGCCGACTGGCCCTGGAACGCGGTCGGGCCGTTCACATTGGCCGCGCCGCCGACATCGTTCAGGAACGAGTCCATCGAACTGCCGACGTCAGCCGAGACGCTGCTGAGAGGGATGGTGGCCGCGAGGAGCGCGGCGAGCAGCACTGTCTTTGGGCGTTTCATCCTAGTAGTCACGTCCGGCTTCCTTCGATGTGAGGAGGTAAATGCGGTCCTGAAGTTCGTCGGCGGACATCACGCCGTAGCCGACCGGGATTGCGCGGCCCTTGGCGGCGTCCCACAGCACAACCGCCGGCGTGACCTTGGGCTCGAGCCCCATGCGGGTGCGCTGGTTGGTCTCGACGGTGTAGCTCGGGAAATGCCGTGAGGGGCCGCCGTCGGTCGAGATCGCGCGCACTGTGATGTGCCAGGTCGATGCAACGCCTTGGACGATCGGCGACATGACCTCGCAGGCGCCGCAGCTCTGCGCGAAGAAGTAGAACAGGCCGTATCGCTGCGAGAGATTGCCCATGACCGTGTCGCGCTCGGAAGTCCGCGCGTCCTGCCATTGGCGTTTGCCCAGCGTCGAGACGGGGCGTTGCAGCGTATAGTCGAGGTCGGGGTCCTGCCAGATCGCCCGCTGCCAGACATCGCTGAACAGCGAGGCGCGGTCGAGCTGTTCGCGCTGGAACCGGATATAGGCCGTCACATTGGCGGGGGTCGGCTCCAGGATCGCCTTGGCCTTGAGTTCGCGCAAGGTCGCCGTGACCGCGTCGAGCTGGCTGGTCGCGCTGGCACTCGGGGCCGGAATGGCCGCGTCCTGCTCGGGCTGCCTGGGCCTGGTGCAGTAGAACCAGTATCCGAGCCTGCGCTGCTCGCAGTAGAAGCTGTCCTGCTTTTCGCTGGTCGTAACAAGCGGCGGCTCCTCGGCCGACGCCGGGGCGGCTGGAAGCGGGCAGGAGGCGATGAGCGTGAGGCAGGCGGCCAGAAGCCGCCGCCTGACCTTACTGGCGTGCGCGGGCATAGTAGTCCTCGATTTTCTGCTGGATTTCGGTGGCAGCCTGCAGTTCGTCAGGCAGGCGGGCGGCATCGGTGAACTCGGCATAGACCTCGCTGAAATCCATCTTCGAGAGGTCGAGCCGGGCGAACTCGTCGATAGTGAAGCCAAGGCACTGCTCGGTCTTGGGCTTGCCCCAGGGCCTGCCGAGCTGCTGGCGGCCCTGCTCCTGGAGGATACGCGAGAGCTTGGATTCGAAGCAGCAGTAGACCTTCTTCTTGGTCAGGCAGACGCCGAGGAACGAGGACGAGCAATAGGTCCCGACATAGGCGCACAGGCCTTGCACATCGCGCTCGTGGAGCAGCATCTCCTCGCGGCTGCACCCCAGCGCCACGAGCAACTGGATCCCCGGGATGAGCGGGAAGCCCTTGCCCTTGCAGCAATTGAGAATGCCGAAGACCTTGGACGAACAGGTTTCGCGGGTGCCCTTGAACAGGCTGAGGGTGTCGGGATCGAACTCGCGGCGTGCCTGCCCCATCGCATTGAGGGCAACCGCGGCATCCTTGAACTCGTCATTGGCCTCGCGCTCGATCGTCTCGCACGAGCCGTCGATGCAGTAGACGTCGCCGTCGCAGATGAACTGGTTTGTGCTCGCCGGCTGGTCGGGAACCGGGCAGTCATAAACCCGCTCCCAGGTCCGGCATGGCTCGTCTGTCAGGCAATCTTCGCGCACCAGTTTGCAGCCGGGCGTGCTCTCCAGCGTCTGGCAGTCCTGCGCCTCGGTATAGGTCGCGCAAGCGTAGCTGCGCGACCAGGCCCAGCAGGGCTGGGTGACGGCCACGCCATCGACGATGCGCGTCACCGGATCGCTGTCGGCGCAAGTCTCGGTATCCTTCTGGCAGGTGCTGTCACCGGCGAGGCTGGCGCACTGGCTTTCGTCGCGGGTCGCCGTGACGACATTCTCGCCAGTCACCGTATAGGGCGTCGCGCCATCGACCGGTGACGTGCAGCTGACCAGATCGACCCGGAGGTCGCCCGAGTTGCAACCCCAGTAGATGCCCAGATAGGGATCGCACAGGTTGATCGGGTACGACTGCGTGACCGTGCATTGCGGCGCTGGATAGCGGTTGCAGTTGTAGACCGTAGCTGGATCGACCCCGCTGCCGCCAACGCAATAATAGCCGTAGACCTGCCGCTGCTCGACCCTGACGGTGAGCGTCACCGGGCAGTTCTTCATCTCCTGGGTCGCTGTATAGCCGGTGTTGCAGGTGGCCATGTAGCGTGCGGCGCTGCCGGTTCCCGGAGGCAGGGGGACGCAGCGGCCTTGCGTGCCGCCGATCGCCATACCGCTCGTATAGGAGAGCGGATCGTCACTAATGACCTTGCTGCGCGCAATAGTCGCATCGAGATCCTGCGGCGCGAAGCGTGCGCGCCGATCCATTGAATCCTTCATCGTGCGATAGCCGGTGCTGGTGCTCGTCTGACTGGCCGCTTCGCGGCTCATCCGGTCGGGGTCGTCGAAGTAGCCCGATTGGCTCGGCACCCCGCCGAAATTGGGCACCCGGCTGGCATCGGGCTGGACCGTCGCGGCATTTTGCGCCGTCCCGGCCTTGTCCTTGCCGAAAGCTTTCCCGTCGGCCTTGGCGGCGTCCATGGTGCCCTGGGCCTGAGCGTGGGCGAGGGTGGGGCACATGAGTGCGAGCGCGATGCTCGCGAAGAAGGTGCCTTTCATGGCCTTTGCCTTTCAAGTCGGGCGAGATGCTGGGCGGCGAGCTTCGCGCCTGGGCCGCTGCCTTGCGCAAAGGTCGTGAGCGCATGGGCCGTGGTCACGTTGCCGCTCATGCGATCGAAGGGCGGGACGGCGGTGGTGCAATCGAACCCGTCGCACAGGTCGAAGTCGCTCGAGGTGACGACGTAGGCAGGCACGGCTTCGATGTCGAAGGCGCGGAACAGACGCGGGTCGATCCCGACACCATCCATCTGCTCGCCGGGCTTCAGGACACGCGACAAGGCATCGGTCATGACTTTGGCCGAGCCTTGCGTAAGCCCGCGGAACACGACCACGCCGCCGGCGCGCGTCACGTCATCCATCATCTGCCGAAGGGCGGTGGCCGGCATCGACAGCGACGCAAAGGCAATGAAGCGGGGGGCCTCGCCCATGCCTTGCTTGGCCAGGTCGCCGGCATCGACAACCATTCGGTCGAAGTCGAATGTCGGATCGCCGGATTGCCCTCGCGGCTTGGGTTCGTTCGCATAGCGCCGACCGTTGGTCTTGCCGGCTTCAGCGCTTGCAGTGGCTTCGGCCGTGACCGCGCTGGCCCGCGAGCGGGCCTGGGCCGCGAGTGCATCGGCCTCACCGGCTTCGCTTGCCGCTCGCGCGCGGATCGCCTCGAGATCGATGTCCGGGGCGGTGCTCTGGGCAAGCGCGCCGCCGAGGGCCGCCGTGCTCGCAATTGCTG encodes the following:
- a CDS encoding conjugal transfer protein TraG N-terminal domain-containing protein, giving the protein MVEIFTVGGGDYLVNVFQAVAAWTGNGGYKSLLQVVMVMGLALSALTLAFNQDWRAWINWFLGATLMYSCLMVPRIDVHVTDRLNPSLAPANVSNVPLGLALMASFTSQVGDYLTGSAEVVFGLPGDLNYSRNGMIYGARLYDATRSLRISDPEFAANLDEHFRQCVFYDVLLGRYSMKELAETNDIWATIAPGSQARAQRFLTRDAASGQVTSTIITCREAFDALNAQWTGLIDGMGTVFGRQLYPNQTAALAKAKLFSDLPVAYQYLAGVSASATDIFKQTLTINAMSQAMHSLSGASGAGNVDVYAQTRADIQTERTYGSIASNAMKWVPLLNVVLTVLFYALFPVLFPLFLLPKTGPLALKGYVTGFFYLAAWGPLFVILHMMLMFKGAADMSAVAGSNGLSLASFTGMADVNSDIGLLAGYLIASVPFLAGGVAKGAMAISHHATSYLNPSQNAAEEAAREASTGNVALGNTSLENSSVMTRQFAQGTIAPSFTYGAAQTRTLSDTGTTTTSFPEASYDQLPNSSYPFTPTLGQEFTSRLSTMASQARSNSETYANVATESTASAVSQFRELRNQFSRGSAFESATGTSNSDSIQTAFSEVDQASTNLQRQFGLSRRAADDITTAWFLGGEAGASAGVTNGVASANVGLKGGGNRTWTDSDIGIASEDRSRIFGSLAQMSDSRNWSSTRDGFVRSVSTSSSSSVTTTASGMNASLTEAQSYSREARRAEELANRLESQAAFVEGSSAAGSLNLSQAYREWGLAEIERNRDYYGNVRFDDVTFQLSPEGQALQGKFIESYAEQLRDGIDDRLVLTPGEPVSRPTMSGPAAVRGRASISGGAPSNVPQVAPSNVHDEVQRVQAAGRQRIGASRGRLDAVTKGAQGASSEAADDVKEW
- a CDS encoding DUF1156 domain-containing protein — protein: MAEDVRYYGERLRDLAFQRIGHLYPNVTLPDAYGGGEAIPIAWIWSRTVPSPDPAFSGAQVPIASSFLLSAKPGKEVWIQPVVDKASMTISYEIRRGGTKTELARAKEGTKAGRGANFRCLLSDTAITPDYVKSIGRAGRMGQVLMAIVAEGKNGRAYAAPTPEQVNAAFAAKPKWKPTTNLPNDPRNFWTVDYGLTTFGDLFTDRQLVALTTFSDLVHDVRAIIEKDALASGMLDDHARLADSGKGAKAYAEAVAVYLGFLTGQLANHCSTICGWNAPNQQMRSTFARQAIPMTWDFAEVNVFSTSSGSYHSLFSRMVKGFEAIGAGVQQACVTQADAQSLSYNAGTVVSTDPPYYDNIAYADLSDFFFCWMKPSLKEVYPDLFGLLVTPKADELVATPYRHGGREAADTFFLQGMRRAITTMAQQTSADFPTTIYYAFKQSEVEQEGISSTGWATFIQSIVEAGYAVVGTWPLRTEKPGRMIAVGTNALANSVVLVCRKRDIAAEAITRAEFIRALKRELPPAISELQSVSIAPADMPQSAIGPGMGIFSRYGAVLESDDTPMTVKVALQLINRELDEYLGGIQGEFDPDTRFAITWFEQNGLKAGDYGTANSIAQARGVSVESVRHAGIVEGQAGKVRILARDELDDTWDPAADGHLTVWEACQHLVRALENDGEASAALLLKKLGSEMAEAVKDLAYCLYGICEKRADAKEATSYNALIAVWTELTRQAAAIHDTGGDRQTRLDL
- a CDS encoding DUF499 domain-containing protein is translated as MAKSTRQQVFEGMELLPEALIPFVEKRLESSLKGHWQVQVLEKLPGLRPNGKGEVGWDQAALFNAMDRFWMDAFKAVLGRAERSLVNELVDVRNKLSHNETFTYDDAERALDSMRRLMEAISAGETAEQLSRMRDTILRTKFTELQRNEERRKTQRLDISVETVAGLLPWREVVEPHQDVATGEFQQAEFAADLGKVHTGSAPAEYRDPQQFFSRTYLTEGLSTLLVGAAKRLSGGGGDPVVELQTNFGGGKTHSMLALYHMAGGTPAQDLSGLDQLLDEHGLAVPAKINRAVLVGTSRGPQDVLNATGDRKIRTTWGELAWQLGGEDAFDMIAENDAKGIAPGSNLLEEIFNKYSPCLILIDEWVAYLRQIYRVEGLPSGSFDANLSFVQSLTEAVKASPGTLLVASLPASQIEVGGEGGQEALARLKQTFSRVESSWRPASQEESYEIVRRRLFKQIPGDKFHHRDNTLKQFAKLYRENSNDFPQGCADEDYRRKLEKAYPIHPELFDQLYTSWGSLEKFQRTRGVLRLMAQVIHELWMNGDPSVMIMPGSVSVSSPRVEPELLHYLDVSWQSIIAADVDGTAATPYKVDQSAPNLNRYSATRRVARAIFMGTAPTHQQQNTGLDDKQINLGVVQPGERPAIFGDALRRLTNQAKFMHADLGRYWYSMSASLNRIAADRAAQLESALVLMTIDNELTKYINGIADRGHFDAVQVAPSTSAEVPDEAGGVRAVVLGVAHPHTGRDGSEALTEAKEILIQRGSTPRVYRNMLVFIAAEARQLDNLKDAVRSALAWGEIVRDTDRLNLTQSDSALAKAKLTEANETVKTRLKEAWCYLHYPVQESAQAEVEWVSGKVPAQDGLLARASKKLVAEEGLLPELGPTRLDRDLQKYIWNGKPHLSLKDLWEYLNRYTYLPRLKNQAVLVKTVQAAIAGMLPGPFGFAERWDDKTDTYLGLAIERATNAAVVIDSDSVIIKPDVAEAHRAAPVQPGSPTVPGAPASPEGAPPIAGPADGTPDTPPPERKPTRFLGTVMISAERPAREIHQIVEGIVEQLTTIPGSVVSLKLEIDADVPSGLDRAKVRTLIENANTLGFIDKSVE